In Lolium perenne isolate Kyuss_39 chromosome 5, Kyuss_2.0, whole genome shotgun sequence, the sequence TTTCTGGAAGATCGGATATCTCCAGCCTTCTTTTCTAAGCTTAACATAATTTTCTTTTGTGTGGAATGGTTTAGCAATTTTACGTAATGGTAATAGGAGGTGTTGAATCTTGGATTGGTGCACAACTGGGTGTCTATTTGCTTGCCATTGTCAGGTTTAATTATTTGCTGACCTATGCCAGTAATGTTCGCAAGCATAGTACGTCTCTCTCACCATTCCCCTCATCTCAGATTATTTTTGGTCCAGATTTACCAGGTTGTTACCTAGATATGAATTATTGCTTGCCAAAATCATTGATTGTTTGTGTTTTAGATCATGTATACATGTGGCTCTATCAAGTGGATAATACTGAACTTGATGGATCTTCCGTTCCTCTATCGCTTTAGGCGATTTTGTTAATCTCTGAAACCGAAAGTATGATCCTTATTCTTATTGTAGTATTCCTTTTCATGGTTTCCTGCCATCCACTTCAGACTCCATTTTCTCAACAAAGGTGGCTCCAGTTGTCCAATACATGTAAATGGATGCACGGTTGCCTGAGTCCATGTTTCCGATCATTTTTCTTTGTCTTGCTTACAAAACATGTTTAATGAACTGCAATGGCTAAAGaaaatctattttgcatgttgcaGGATTTTTTGCAGGTGATGAAAGAGGAGATATACAAATCAGCAACTATTGTTGCATCTCTTCCTTTGTAGGTTTCCTCCACTCTTGCCTCTTGCGTTGTATTTGATGATGGTTTTGATTTCTGCATGCTTGAATAGTTTGTCTATATTTCCAACGTTAGTCTGAGTAGCTGCCTCTATGGTGCTTTACTGAATGAACAAGCATTTTCCTTCTAGAGTCTAATGGGTTTCTCTAATAAAATAGCAATGCAATCCCTAACATGCTAAAACTGAGAAACCAATACACGGAACAAATAATTTACAACCCTGTAGTGAGCTGGTTGGTACTTTTTTGTATTATTTATAAATATATTGTTAGAAAGTTAGCATAAAGTGTTCGTGGAAATGAATTTTATTTTTGGTTTACCTATGGATCTTCCTCTGTCTCTGTGATAGAAGTTTTAGTTTCTTACTCCACCTGAAAACTAAAAATTTCATCAAAATAAGGCTCACATTTGGATTTACACTGCCACTAAATTAGGAAATTGATTGGTTGTATTTCTGTTGGCACTTTGGCCTACCTATGTATTTGTGTTTATCAATAAATTTTTACTGATGTTTCAGTTTGGGCATAGCGGTACCAATATGTTTAGTGTCGCCATGTTGAAGCTCTGTTTTGGTGATGTCTTGATTTAATCATAACTGAATCAAACTAGGTTGCAAATATCATAGAATTTATAGCGCATGACTGAACTTGTGTGATTCATGGCAGATAGGCCAACCAAGGATATTTAGTGTGTTACTCGTGGCACGGATTGCTTGTATGCTGATGCCCCAATAAGAGAATATAATTTTCTGTAATCCATGTTGTACATGTTACTGATCAGTGCAAGGTTGCCTCAGATCTTCATCTGTTTACTGCATTTCTTATTCATTTCCTATTTGTTGTTGATGTAGTTAATTATGGCTGGACCTTGGAAACCAGAACTTGCAGCTGTTTTTATGTATTTCAAGTTCATGTGCATCATGCGTACCATGCGTCGCCTCCTCATCTCAAAATGCGGCTATGGTATTGGTGTGCTGCTTATTCTTTTACAATGGATCACTTTTTTATGTACTTCGCTGTTCTCATGTTTTGGTCCGTTTATATATGTTAGGGCTTGTATCCTTGAATCTATCAGGGTTAATTATGGTCTTCATCACGAACCGCTAGGACAGAGCAGCTTAATGATCGTGTATCTCAGAAAAGCATCAAAGTGAAGTCACTCATTTTAGGTGAGTACAGCCAATATGCACCATATTTAAATTtgttagatgtgttttagcttctCTAACTGCACAATATTTCTCCGACCTTTTCAGCATTTGCATTCTTCTATACATCTGATGCTAGCACCGGTGGCAGACAAGACTTCCCAGGTGCCTGATGCGCTTCCAACTTCTTGTGAATACATTTTATGCATTTCTTGTGAATACATTTTATTCATGTAACTTTTGCTAGAGGGTGGAGTATATATAGTTGGAATTTTTTTAAATAGTTCTGACATTAGTTTATTTATATGTAACCTTGTTCTAGAGAGGATAGGCGTCAGAATGTGGTTAGTTTTGCATCTGTCAAGCTTGCTGCTGTTATGTATAATTTAAATTTTATTTCAATCGGTTATTAATGGTGGAAACATTTTTGTTCTAATTTTTTTGTATCCATGTGAGAGAAACAGAATGCTGACATCATCCTTCGATAACAGGGGTGGCATGGGACATGGTTGGATCAGCTCACAGTGAGCATGCGTGCCAGACCTTGACTTGAGCAGAGCTGAGCAGCGTGTTCTAAATAATCTGAAGTTTTGGCGTGGTTGTAGGTGGGGAGCATCAAACCATTCCGAACCAGCGCCAAGTAGGCAATGACTCTGATGGTGCTCCAGTTACATGGAAAGAGTACAATTCCATGCGGTTCACATTCTAGGTAGATGATAGCATGCCATCAATGTTCCTCTGAGACGTGAGTAGGAAATGTGTTTCTGCTACATAATCACACTCAGATCCATTGCTACTAATTTGTAGCTCGTGCTTTACAGGTAATAAATGAAATGGTAACATTGCGCATGGCATTTTCATAAAGAGTGAAATATGTTCAACTCAAAGGTGTGGCCCTACTTATACAATTGCAGAATACTAATCTATCATGCATACAAGCCAAACCATTTTATTCTGATGTTATGATCTAAGAAGTCGAATATTACTCTTAATTCTGATTGTGCTTTCATCAGTTTCACATTGAACATCAGTTTAGAGTATTACTGTGAGTACACCATGAGTTCTTGAACATTTTACTCTGACCGAATAATGTCCACCCATTCTCCTGTCAGTAGTCACTCATAAATTTGTAGTCAGTGGGTGTGCCATGTAGCTTAAAAGATAACCTTTCCCCATCCTTACTTTTGAGTGGTTCCTAATTAATCCTGGATTGTAACTATTGTTTTCTGTAGGATCTCTGATCTGATCATACTTCCATCTTTCATGTTGTTCAACTGATATTATTGAATAAATTGCTGGTCTACTCTCTTGGAATATTTGTATGTTTAGTCATCCTTTTAGAGAATATTTCATACTATTGTGTTGTCTTCACTaggatttatcgaaagtactatctTCGCTTCTTCTCCCCCTACATTTCAAGGATACCTGAGCCCATGAATGTTCAGAAAGTCACCAGGGAAACTGTTGCAGATCACATATAGGCAAGCCACTTAAATTTACATTTTGGTATTTACCAGTACCGTGCTAACCTTGCACTACTGAGCTTAAGTCTGTACTGCACAGTTATCTTGGGACAAAACACTGCCACCACCATCACAGACCTGGGTCTAAAAAACAAAGGAGTAATACTAAAGCTGGATTTTAAGAACACAAGTTTGTATCTTCACTAAAATACTCTGTAGTTATAGGAACATATCAGGAGACAAGTCAATCAGTAGTCTGCTTGAAAATGTTTTCCTGCAGTAGTCTCAACACCATTTAAGAAGATTCAGTAAGTGTGCCATGCTAAAATAAGGTTGTTGCATCCAGGTCAAGTAAAAATAGAAGTGGCAGTTGCATAATAAATCATTTGATGCTGGTATTTTTTCCATTTGATATAACCATATTAGTAAAAGCAGGTAATCAAATCATTTTCTCTACTTATGCTTCGATGTGCATCTGATTTTCAAATTTGACCAGTTTGTGATGCAGATCAAGCAACATTAGTTAAGACTATCCTGCCAACATTAATTATGTAAATCATAGATTGCCTATGCCTATATTCTGTTTTATTTCTTTGCAAAACCGTTTAGTATTTCAGTCCGCGTGAATTTTGAGATTTGTACAAGTTGTGCCTTCGTTGGACCTGACCAATATTGGCACATGCCtcttttttctctctcttttttaggTGTTGTTTCTTCTACAGTGTACATGCCATTTTGAGGAAAGTATGTTAGAAGTCTGGCTCTATGCATTGATTTAGTAGCCTTGGTGATTAATTTACTCATATACTTACTTTAAATATTAAAATGAACATCCATTTCAGTTTCAAAACTATACTCAGATATGTGACATGCATGTATAATATATTTCCTCTCTCAATTTCAGCTACGTGAATTGTTTCAGATTCACGCATCAGATAATAATTCACATATTTAAAGTACATTTTACAGTCAAATTTCTACTGATTCAGCCTTTGTATACTAATAGGTCAATATCGTTTCTCAAGTAATTTTTAGAATTGAAAATCAATGTTTTGAATTCTATACAGATTTGTCAGAAAGATGCACAAAGTCACGGAGCCGAGGAGAGGCATTGCTGATTCACGGTGGGCTTTCTGCTGGAGAAAGGTGTGTGGGTTGTGGTGTCTAGCATGTTGCAACCATGGGTATTAGGCTCATTTTTTGCTCTAAGTAGTCTAACTTAGTTTCTTCTGCAACTAGCTAAAACTCAATATACTTTCATTAAAATCCTCTTGGTTCTGAGTATGTGTACTATTCAGATTGCTCTTTTCCAACGACAGATAACCCACCTTTGTGTGCACCAAAATTATGAACCGCAAATCTATAGGTGTTTGTGACTTATTGCATCAATGTTATAATTTTTACTCAAAGTATGTATTCTTGTGCAGTGCCAGATATTTCGTGAAATAAAAATGTTTATAGGGTTGTGTGCCAATAATATGGAGCTTAGATTGATATTGATCAGGTGTTTATCATCTCATAAAGAACATTCATAGTCTCTTTGCCTTTTTTGCTTCTGAACTAAAACTTGCTAAAACTACCCAAGTGTCGAGGAGCTTGCCTTCCATCTGACATGAAGGTAGCAGCTTTTATCCATGCCAGTCAAACCACTGTTATGACTAAATATGTTAATCGTCGGCTCGTCCCTTGCAGGCATGGACTAAGATACCTAAAAATCGCGGACTGCACACTGGCCAGTAGTAAAAATCTTAGACTATGAGCTTGGTTGGTGGCCCTTGCATAATTATCTGTTATGCTTAATTACTGCTTATTTATGTTCACATAGATTCGTCACTCATTGACTAGGCCTGTTGTGTCTTGGATATACATATTATCCAAATGTGCCTCCTCTTATGTAGAAAAAATATATTTGTTTGTTGTGTGGCATAGCATGATGGAAACTGATAATTGGCCTCTTCCCGATGCAATCGACCAATTTGAGCGCATCATGGCTTCTCCGCTGCCTACCATTATCCCTTTCCGTCTCCTTGCAGACAATTACCCAACAAAATCTGTTATTGAGCTAAGCAATTTCTCAAGCTAATGTCTACTGCATATATTTAACTATTATAGTCTAATGGTTAAAGTGTTAGTTTCTCTTGTTTCTCTCTTTGATTATTTTGATTAATTATTTGTCCATGGtctttgctatgatattattgctTCTTAATAGTGTATATAGCAAAACTTTAATTACCTCTTTAAGGTTTGAATTCTACGGGATCATGCGCCAAGGTGCACAACTAAATTTTTCTATCTTAACATATATATGTCAAAGCTTGTGTATTTTTATGTCATGACCTATTTGCAGTTTTTTAATCGTTTGTTCTTTTCATTATCACCAAATTAATATTCCTATTTCCTTACATCAAGATTGAAATGATTTCCCTTTCCTTTGGTAGATTTTGGCACACAAGATGTTGTGAATGACAAGCGCGTTTATGGttgagaacatcaagattattcccATAGAGGAGAAAGCAGTTTATAGGTTGTTTATTATACAACCAGCACCATGTAGTAAGACATGTGGTATTAATGCACCATGTAGTACGACATGTAGTATTAATGTTGATTTACATAGTGTTTCACCTATCAAGATAGTTTGATTTTTCATTTGATGTTTATTACCCCAAAATATTCATCTATTTTCCTGATTATATAGAAGTGTTTGATACTTCATTCGTGATTGCTTGTGTCTTATCCTAATTTCAAACTATTGGTTTTGTTTTGTAAAACCTAAATAGAGTGTTATCATTTTTCCAGCCAATTTTTATCTATCAGTACATAAATTGTAAATCAGTGCGAATTTtatgggatcgtgcgccaagggcaCCCCGAAAGTGAGTTTTGCATGTGTAAAGCTGCATGTGGGCATTGTCTATAAGCTTTTTCCACTACGTTCATGATTTCGTCTGATTTTTTACTAATGTCATCCTCAACTTTTTTTTGCCTATGTTTTATTGTTGATATATAAAGTTTAAATCAGGACAAATtttacggggtcgtgcgccaaggcgcacatttaaATCTAGTCTATCTAAAATCTAAAGCAGATGCATGCCTGCAAGTTCACTCCAAGGTCCAAGCTAGTTGATCCTGGTGGCGTGAGCCATGAGCACTCGCTCGAAGCTGGGATTCAGCAGCACCTTGACAACGGCGAGGGCCTCCTCCTCGCTGCGGATGTTGGCGCGAGTCTCCAGCATCTTGGTGAAGGGCCCGTCCCACTTGCCGGTCCTGTTGGAGCGGAGGATCTCGTAGGACATGGTGTCCCAGTGCTCGATGTAGGGCAGGTGCTCGGCGTTCACGCGGGCTCCGCTCTCCCATCCGCTGCTGACGGTCTCGTGGATGGGCTGCAGCCGCTGGGCCTCGGATAGCATCACCTTGAGCGACGCCAGCGCCCGCTTGAGCggctggtggtcggcggtggtggccgGGTCGTAGGCGAACATCACCTGGGCCGCGTGCTGCATGGCATCCCGCCCCAGCGGCACATCCGGCAGGTTCGCGAGGCCGCCGATGAGCTCCTCGTAGCTGTCGCCGAACGGGAGGGGCGTGGACGTGGCGAACAGGTGCTCGTGGCCTGGGAAGGCTTGCCAGTCGCCCCTGCCGTTGGTGAAGCCGGGCAGCGAGAGGTCGTGGGTCTGCATGCCCACGGAGGTCTTGCCGTCAACAGGGGCGTGGCCATGAAGATTGACGACGATGAGTGCAGGTCTGTCGTCTTTGGCATCAGCAACTGCTCCGGCGAGAGCGAGCATGAGGAACAGGAGGAATGCTGGTGCAGCCATGGCGATCGATCGAGATGTGTATCTGTGTGTCTATCTCTATCTCTTGGAGGTATATATGGTGTGGCTGGCAAAGGAGAAGCACGCAGTTCGCATAGCACAGCGGCGGTTAATAGCTCAGTACTGCAATGAAATCAGCGAAAAAGGCGTGACTAATCTGTTGGGGCAACTTTTTGACCGGCATCAGGCGCGTGGGGGAAGAGAAAGGATGGTTTCGATCCCAAGCTCTAGTGTGTGATTCAGAGTAGTACTCGTGCTACGCACGTGATACAAGTGATCATGTAGACTGGTTTCCCTCTCTTTATTTCAAAAATTCCACCTTGCAGTATAGAGATGGATTTAGTGTTAGGAGAATGCAAAATAATACTATGTTTATTCCATAAAACCAGTAGTCGAAATTTGTTGTTGGAATCAAAGGGTGTATCCAGTTCTAATTCTTGTTTGTATGGACAACACATGGAATTTGATGTTTTTTCGAATTTGGACACTATAAACTTGAtgtatctctactacttaaaaagactaaagtggttccttattctgccatccACAATACGTCAAGCTTCGTCGTTCCTTTCGTCGTCGCGCTTCCCCGTCCGTCGTCCACATGGGCCAGGCCCAATGAAACCTGCAGATCGAATCCACCTGCTCCACTGCTCGACCTCCCCCAAATGCATCGATTCAGGCTtcatccccgccgccgccgaatcCACCTACCCCTGCTCGATCTCCCCAAAATTCATCGATTCGATCTTCAACCCGTTGATCTGGCGTTCACCCCGCCCATCTGCTCCGCCCCTTCGATCCGGTCGGCGTAGAGGAGTCGCTCTGGCGCGCTGCACCAAGCACGTGGCTGCACCGGCGCGCTCCTCTCCAACGCAGCGCGTGCACCCGCACCGAAGGCGAGAGGGATGCGGCGCCCGGCGAACGGATGACCAGATCGCCGGCTTGACAATAGGTTAGGAAGCTCTCCTACGGGACACTCATCAAGGTTGTCGATCTTGGTGCAGCTAATCGGCCGGCCGGATTTTTTTCTCAACGAGATGGGGAATGCTTTGATCGCCGTTCCACTCCTCAAAATCCAACGACAAGACGACCCGTCCACCGCCGGTCGACGACCCCTGCAGCCTACAGCCCGCGATTCAGCCTCCTACCAGCCTTCAAGCATCCGTCAAGGCAACAAACCAATCAGCGGCTCTGGCCTACATCATCAGGTGAGCCACTGGTGCTAACCTGCAGCTCATTGACTCAGCTCCATCTCCATAGTGCAGAGGTAATATtccttttctttgatttgatgccAGTTAGGACGAGATGGGAAGAGGCACACGATCTATACAGGTGGACATAAATTCTACATATACGTCACAAGTTAAGCCGATGATGGTTGATAGAGGGCTTCTCCTTTTTTTATTAACTTTAGATTTTGTTTCTGGAATTCGCTTTTGCTTCTCCCGGGTTAAGCCCTTTGTTGACAGAGGTCCTCTTTTCCTGTTTCTAGGAGGAATCTTCAAGAAAAGCCATCAGGGGATAAGAAAGGTTCAGACTAATTGATGCCCTTCAGCCTGCAAGTCTGACTTTGAAAATTTACCTTTGACACACAAGCTCGCAGAAAGCATATTTCATTAATACGTAGTGATGCGTATGGCTGTTAGTGGATGGCATTACTGTGTTTACAAGACATAATTTCAGTGTTGTTCTAGCCTATTTTTGATGCTTTGCATTTTCATGCACATCTTGTTGTACGACAGGAAGAAGGTTTGCGTGTGCTCCATCTTCTCAAGTAAAGGAGTGCTGGATTTAATGCCAGGGCTAGATAAACTGGCAGGGTCGTTTCTCATGGAGTTGTACTCATTGCACTCACCTGGTATGTTCATTTTGGATATTTATTAAGCATTCTATAATTTTGTTGTATGTGTAAGTTTACCAGTCTCAACCAACGTCTAACATTTTGGTATGATAAATGGATTTATATATTTATGATGAAATGGATAGAATTTTATTTTATTGGAAAGGCTGATTAATAGAAAAAGGAGTTTACATTACAAGCCTAAGACAAGACCGAGACACCCACACACACACCCAACACTCAAAACGATACTACGACAAAGTGCCGAAATCCGTCGAGTGCTTCTCTAAGATGCTACAGAGAGAGTTCCTCCGCTAAACAGGACCCATGCCGGTGAAAGTCGCCGTGCTTGTGCATCGACGAAATTACCAAGAACCTGCCATCCGCAGCCAAGTCGCGTACCACCCGGATCCCGCGAGCCCACCACGGCTCAGCTGTGGGCATTGCTGCTCCGGCCTCAGCCCAGATCCGGGGACGCCGTCGGCGCAGCGGCTAGCTCCCAGCAACCTCACCCGACGTGCAAGTGTGCAGTCTTCAGCAGCCCACCATCAAGCACAGAGGCCAGCCCACCACTGCACATCCAGAGGCTTGCTTGCGCTATCCGATGAAGATCCTCGTCGCGCAAGCCACCGCGATaccgcttgatgtctacttccccctccttttcctgtagacagtgttgggcctccaagagcagaggtttgtagaacagcagcaagttttcccttaagtggatcacccaaggtttatcgaactcagggaggaagaggtcaaagatatccctctcatgcaaccctgcaaccacaaagcaagaagtctcttgtgtccccaacacacctaataggtgcactagttcggcgaagagatagtgaaatacaggtggtatgaatatatatgagcagtagcaacggtgccagaaaatagcttgctggcgtgtagttgatggtggtagtattgcagcagtagtaacacagtaaaacagtaaacaagcagcgatagcagtatttaggaacaaggcctagggattagactttcactagtggacactctcaacattgatcacataacagaatagataaatgcatactctacactcttgttggatgatgaacacattgcgtaggattacacgaaccctcaatgccggagttaacaagctccacaattcaatgttcatatttaagtaaccttagagtgcaagatagatcaattcgactaaaccaagtactaacatagcatgcacactgtcaccttcatgcttatgtaggaggaataatacacatcaatactatcatagcaatagttaacttcataatctacaagagatcataatcatagcataaaccaagtactaacacggatgcacacactgtcacaattacatcgtgcaggaggaatagactactttaataacattgctagagtagcacatagataaattgtgatacaaaatacattgcaatcataaagagatataaataagcacttcactatgctcttcataacagtgaataagtattctgtgaaatatagcctaagagacccacacggtgcacacactgtcacctttacacacgtgggacaaggagtctccggagatcacataagtaaaattcacttgactagcataacgacatctagattacaagcatcatcatatgaatctcaatcatgtaaggcagctcatgagattattgtattgaagtacataggagagagatgaaccacatagctaccggtacagccccgagcctcgatggagaactactcccaccTCATGGGAgctgcagcggtgatgaagatggcggtggagatggcagcggtgtcgatggagaagccttccgggggcacttccccgttccggcggcgtgccggaacagagactcctgtcccccagatcttggcctcgcgatggcggcggctctggatggtttctgtgtgtttcgtcgaacgtgtcagggttttcgcgacggaggctttaaataggcgaagaggcggcgccagagggtcgaaggggtgcccacaccatagggtggcgcggcccccctggccgcgccggcctagggtttggtgggcctgtgccccctctctggcggctctcgggtgttctggatgcttccgggcaaaataggaacctgagagttgatttcgtccgattccgagaatatttcgttactaggatttctgaaaccaaaaacaaatgaAACagaatggcacttcggcatcttgttaataggttagttccagaaaatgcacgaatatgacataaagtatgcataaaacatgtagataacatcaataatgtggcatggaacataagaaattatcgatacgttggagacgtatcagcatccccaagcttagttctgctcgtcccgagcaggtaaaacgataacaaagataatttctggagtgacatgccatcataaacttgatcatattgtaaacatatgtaatgaatgcagcgatcaaaacaatgtatatgacatgagtaaacaagtgaatcatacagcaaagacttttcacgaatagtacttaaagacaagcatcaataagtcttgcataagagttaactcataaagcaataattcatagtaaaagcattgaagcaacacaaaggaagattaagtttcagcggttgctttcaacttgtaacatgtatatctcatggatattgtcaacatagagtaatataataagtgcaataagcaagtatgtaggaatcaatgcacagttcacacacgtgtttgcttcttgaggtggagagaaataggtgaactgactcaacattgaaagtaaaagaatggtcctccatagaggaaaagcatcgattgctatatttgtgctagagctttgattttgaaaacatgaaacaattttgtcaacggtagtaataaagtatatgtatcatgtaaattatatcttacaagttgcaagcctcatgcatagtgtactaatagtgcccgcaccttgtcctaattagcttggactaccggatcatcacaatgcacatgttttaaccaagtgtcacaaaggggtacctctatgcactttgtctgagaggtctaaggagaaagctcgcattgg encodes:
- the LOC127301998 gene encoding uncharacterized protein isoform X1, with amino-acid sequence MGNALIAVPLLKIQRQDDPSTAGRRPLQPTARDSASYQPSSIRQGNKPISGSGLHHQLGRDGKRHTIYTGGHKFYIYVTRGIFKKSHQGIRKKVCVCSIFSSKGVLDLMPGLDKLAGSFLMELYSLHSPGGMGAAGSSSGLNIVSTSSFSRQMGYSSCTDSLPCPRAQLKCKDVQRCNLDNIV
- the LOC127301998 gene encoding uncharacterized protein isoform X4 codes for the protein MGNALIAVPLLKIQRQDDPSTAGRRPLQPTARDSASYQPSSIRQGNKPISGSGLHHQLGRDGKRHTIYTGGIFKKSHQGIRKVCVCSIFSSKGVLDLMPGLDKLAGSFLMELYSLHSPGGMGAAGSSSGLNIVSTSSFSRQMGYSSCTDSLPCPRAQLKVTTSRMPLFAFHCASQNL
- the LOC127301997 gene encoding 60 kDa jasmonate-induced protein-like; translated protein: MAAPAFLLFLMLALAGAVADAKDDRPALIVVNLHGHAPVDGKTSVGMQTHDLSLPGFTNGRGDWQAFPGHEHLFATSTPLPFGDSYEELIGGLANLPDVPLGRDAMQHAAQVMFAYDPATTADHQPLKRALASLKVMLSEAQRLQPIHETVSSGWESGARVNAEHLPYIEHWDTMSYEILRSNRTGKWDGPFTKMLETRANIRSEEEALAVVKVLLNPSFERVLMAHATRIN
- the LOC127301998 gene encoding uncharacterized protein isoform X3; this encodes MGNALIAVPLLKIQRQDDPSTAGRRPLQPTARDSASYQPSSIRQGNKPISGSGLHHQLGRDGKRHTIYTGGIFKKSHQGIRKKVCVCSIFSSKGVLDLMPGLDKLAGSFLMELYSLHSPGGMGAAGSSSGLNIVSTSSFSRQMGYSSCTDSLPCPRAQLKVTTSRMPLFAFHCASQNL
- the LOC127301998 gene encoding uncharacterized protein isoform X7, encoding MGNALIAVPLLKIQRQDDPSTAGRRPLQPTARDSASYQPSSIRQGNKPISGSGLHHQLGRDGKRHTIYTGGHKFYIYVTRGIFKKSHQGIRKEEGLRVLHLLK
- the LOC127301998 gene encoding uncharacterized protein isoform X2, with the protein product MGNALIAVPLLKIQRQDDPSTAGRRPLQPTARDSASYQPSSIRQGNKPISGSGLHHQLGRDGKRHTIYTGGHKFYIYVTRGIFKKSHQGIRKKVCVCSIFSSKGVLDLMPGLDKLAGSFLMELYSLHSPGGMGAAGSSSGLNIVSTSSFSRQMGYSSCTDSLPCPRAQLKGDIVIFCIAS
- the LOC127301998 gene encoding uncharacterized protein isoform X5, encoding MGNALIAVPLLKIQRQDDPSTAGRRPLQPTARDSASYQPSSIRQGNKPISGSGLHHQLGRDGKRHTIYTGGHKFYIYVTRGIFKKSHQGIRKKVCVCSIFSSKGVLDLMPGLDKLAGSFLMELYSLHSPGGMGAAGSSSGLNIVSTSSFSRQMGYSSCTDSLPCPRAQLKITV
- the LOC127301998 gene encoding uncharacterized protein isoform X6; this encodes MGNALIAVPLLKIQRQDDPSTAGRRPLQPTARDSASYQPSSIRQGNKPISGSGLHHQLGRDGKRHTIYTGGHKFYIYVTRGIFKKSHQGIRKKVCVCSIFSSKGVLDLMPGLDKLAGSFLMELYSLHSPVFGICGKNKCMIVLLIQVLSFWIFWDI